The sequence CAGCCTGGTGTTGTAGGTCAGGCCCCACTCGGAGCGGTTGATCGTGGTGGTGCCGTCGAAGCCGACACGCTCGTAGCCGAACGGGTCGGTGACGTAGCCGATGTAGGTGAGTTCGAGGACGACGGGTCGCGTCCTGTTCTTGATGGTGAGGTCGCCGGTCATCCGGTAGACGTCACTGCCGGCCAGTTGCACGGCGGTACTGAGGAAGCGCATGTGGGGGTAGGTGCCGGAGTCCAGGAAGTCACGGCCGGCCAGATGGCTGTCGCGCTGGTCCACGCCCGTCTCGACGCTGGCGGTGGACATGATGATCTCGGCCCCCGAGCGGGACGGGTCGCGGCCGTCGAAGAAGAGGCGGCTCTGGTAGTCCGTGAAGGCGCCCCGGACCGTCGTGACCATGGCGTGCCGTACGGAGAACCCGATCCTGCTGTGTGCGGGATCGATCATCCAGTTCCCGGTCAGGGATCTCAGGTCGGGTTCCGTCCGGCCTCCCTGGGAAAAGTCAGGTGGGCTGTCCGGCCGCTTCGGTTCGACGAGTGTGGTCGAGCGACGGGGAGAAGCACCTCGATTAAAAAGATTCACGACTCACCTAGCTATTTAGCAATAGATATTTCTGCAAGCCAGACCAAGGTCCATGAGTTTACCGGCTTGGTACCCGCCGACCGGCCCGGCATCCCCGCACGGCCGATGGGTCACAGAATCCACACACCCGTCACCGGGCCCCCAGAAGGCACTGCGTGCCTGACCTGCCCGGATCCGGGCCCTACCGCACGGGACACCTTCCACCGAACGCCGCAAAATGACATGAATTCCGCGCACCCGTAAGGGCGATATGCACGGGGCGCCAGAATTGCGCTGATACCGATCCGGGATAACCGTACGTACGCGACAGCCGTACGTTCCGTGGTGATGCCGTCAGTAACCGAAGCTCGTCGTGTAGGCGCACTCGGTGTAGATGTAGCCGGGTGAGAGTTTGGCGGTGTCCGATGCCGGGGACTTTCCGAGACCGCTCTTGGACTTGTGCACGAAGTACGTCGTGCCGGCGGGCAGCCGGATGGTCCGCTGCGGGTAGTTCTTGCCGCTGTCGCTGCACGGTTCGAAGCCGAGCGTCACCGTGCTGGCAAGGGAGTAGGAGGTGCACTTCCCGCAGGCCTTGAGAGTGAAACTGCCCGTCACGGGGCCCGTGTAGAGCACCGTGATGTCGTCGGGGCTGTCGTTCTTGACGGTGACGGAGATGCCGCCGCCGGAGGCCGTGGTCGGCAGGCGCTTGCCCGCGGCGGGCACGGTCTGGGCCACCTCGGCGGCGATGACGATCTTCTTCGCGCGGGCCCGGTTCTTGCCCTGCTCACTGTTCTTGACGTAGTCGTTCAAGGTCGTGACGGCTTCGGCGAAGCTCTTCTCCTTGTACTGGTCCACCCCGCAGGCGTACGTACCCGACTCCGCGTTCTTCTCCGCTCGGTCGGCGTTCTTGCCGAGCGCCTGGGTCAGACCGGCCCGCTCTCCCGACAGCCCGACGATCTGCGAGTTGAGGGTTTCGAGGCGCTCGACAGCCTTGCAGGGGTCGTCGCCGCGCACGGCCTTCACGGCCTTGTCGACCGCCGCCTCGACCGAGGGCTCGACCTTCGCGGTCTGCTCGGACCGCGGGAAGACCGTCAGGAGTTCGCCGTAGTGCGTGGCCCAATCCGCGGATCCGCCGGACAGCGCCCCCGAGCCGCACTCGTAGAGCGAGGTGGCCAGCCGGCCGTCGGGCCATTTCGCGAGCGTGCCCAGTTCCTTCTCGTCCATGGTGCGCGGGACCGTGCGCAGGTACTTCAGGGGCGCGACGGCGACGCAGTAGTTCCGCTCCTCGTACGCCGACGCGACGGTGGTGTAGTAGTCCTTGAGCCGGTCGGGGACCCGGTCGGCCGCCCGTGAGCCGGGGTGGTCGCTGCGAAGGTCGCGGTAGACGGTCAGGGCCCTGCGGTAGTCGGGCTCCGCCGTCGTGAACTGCTGCTTCCCCGCTGCCTGGACCATTTCGTCCGCGCGTTCCAGCCGGTCCAGGAGCATCTGTTCGGTGGCTTCGTCGCGTGCGCCGTCGTACAGGGCCACGCCTCCGGCGGGCACGGCCAGGAGCACGATCCCCATGACGACGGCGATCCAGGCCGCCGGCGGCCACGTCAGCCGGGTCCGCAGACCCACGACCGCGCCGTGGACGGCCGCCAGCCCGAGAAAGACCAGGTACGCGACGAGGGCTCCGCCGGAAACGCCGTCCGGGTCGGCGGGCAGCGCCACCAGGAGCAGCACCGCGGTCGCGACCCAGCAGGCCGCCATCAGCCACCAGCGGCGCACCAGTGCGTAACCGAGCCCGAGGCCGCAGAGGTTCAGCAGCGCCACCCCGGCCGCTCTCCAGCCGTCCGCGGGTGCGGGTGGCGGCGCGGTCGGCATCGGCGGTACGACGAATCCGTCGCGGAAGTCATTGTGGTCCCAGGACATGACGGCTCCCCCAGTCAATCACGTCCGAACTTCTATGACTTGTCAGCGTACGGTCAGCCATGAGACGACGACAAGAGGGAACGGCGGTCCTTCAGCAACAGCCGGTGTCGGAAGCTCCGTCGACGGGAACTCCGGTGTCCGGGACCGCGTCGAGACGGCAGAAGCACGACGCCTCGACCGGTACGTCCGCACCGGCCGCCGCGATCTTCAATTGCTGGGCCACGATCTGCGCCTCCCCCGCCCTGCCCAGCCGGACGAGGCACTCGTGGAACCCGTGCAGGGCCCAGACGTTGCCGGGATGGTGCAGCGCGCGGGGCAGCGTGTCGTCGAGCCCGAGGTCGGCCCGGTAGACCGCTTCCGCCTCGGCGACGCGCCCCTGTTCGAGGAGCAGGGCGCCGTACGCGTGCCGGGTGGGCTGCATCCACCCCCAGGGCTCGTCGTAGGGAAGGCCGTCGTCCAGTTCGATCGACCGCTCCAGTGCGGCGAAGGCGGCCTCGTGACGCCCCTTGCGGTACTCCAGTTCGCCGTCGAGCATCGCCGACGCGACGGCGAGGATGTCGGCGCAGGTGTTGTTGAACAGCATCCGGGTCTCCGGAACCCGCGTGACCGCTTCCCGGAAGAGTGCGCGCTCGGTCTCGGCCTCGGCGATCGCGCCGGTGGCCGAGTACGCGACCCCGCGGGCGTAGTGGAGCATCGCGGTCGTGACGCAGTACAGCCTCGGATCGGCGGGCAGCGGCAGGTCCAGGATGTCGGCCCAGCGGCCGAACCGGATCAGGACGTGCACCCGCATGGCGAGGAAGCCCTCCAGCCAGTCCGCCATGGGCGGGCTCTGCACCCGCAGCAGTTCTTCCGGGATGGAGGCCTCCAGCTGGGCGGCGGTCTCCAGGGCGGTCCTCGACTGTCCGAGGAACATCGCGCCGTAGATCCTGAAGTGGTAGTTGTGCGACCGGTACAGCGTGTAGAAGTTCATCGCCCCGGACCGCGCGAGGAACTTCTCGTCGGCGGCGATCGCCGTGCCGTTGTCGGCCACCACACGCCGGTAGTCGCCGCAGAGCACGTCCAGGTGGGTGGGCATGTGCTGGAGGTGTCCGGCGTCGGGCACCAGACCGCGCAGCCGGTCCGCCGCGGGCAGCGCGGTCTCGGGGGCCGAGGACATCTCCATCAGGTGGATGTACATGTGCAGGAGCCCCGGATGCCGTGCCCCCGCGTCGGTGGCGATCGCGCGCTCCAGCACCTCCTTGGCCGCCGCCGCGCGCGAGCCGTCGGCCGGCTCACCGGTGCGCAGGTCCCACAGCTGCCAGGGGGTGAGGTTCATCAGCGCGTCGGCGTAGAGCGTGGCCACGTCCAGGTCGTCCGGGGCGAGTTCGTACACGGCGCGCATGCTGATCGCGTACGGCTCGTTCCACACCGAGCAGTCCTCGACGGCCTTCGCCTGCGGATAGCGGGCGCGCAGGGCGTCGATCAGGGCCCGCTCGACGGGGGTGGCGCCGGCCGCCTTCTCCTGCGCGAGCTCCACGGCGGCGTGCGTACGGTCGACGGTACGGGCCAGTTCCTCGCCCTCGAAGAACTCCCAGGGTTTGTTGTAGTTGGGGCCGAGGGCGTAGGCGATGCCCCAGTGGGCCATGGCGCAGTCGGGGTCCGCCGCCGCGGCGGCCTCGAAGCAGGAGACGGCTTCCTCGTGGTGGAAGGCGTACGACCAGACCAGTCCGCGGTCGAACCACAGCTGGGCCTGGGGAGACGCCGTCGTCACGGCACGACCGTGGGTGCCGAGGTCGTAGTAGTCCATCCGCCGCTCCTACGCGTGTACGGCCGAAGCCCCGGAGTACGTACGACTCAGAGCCTAGAGGTGATGCGCGCGCATTTGTCCGGTGTTCGGCGAAGCGGCGGTCATCGCGGTTCGTGCTTGGCGAGAACCCTGCCGAGCAGACGGGTCAGGGTCCGCCGCTCCTCGGCCGACAGCGGTTCGAGCAGGTCGTCCTGCACCTGGTCGAGCACCCCGTCCATCCGCCGCAGCTGCCGGACACCGTCACTGGTGGGCGTCACCCTGTTGCGCCGGCCGTGGCTACCGGACGAACAGTCTGCGCACGGCGTGCACGGCCGTGCGGACCCCGGCGGGCCGGCGGTTCGACGCCATGCGCATCTCGCTGGTCCGGTCGGACGAGAAGTGACGGGCGGGCCGGGGCCGCACTCGGCCCCGGCCCGCCGGTGCTCGGACGGTCCGTCCCCCGCCCTGCCGGGGACGGACCGGAACCGGCTCCCCCGCCCTCAGAACTCGCGGTCGATGCCGGTCACGAACGCCGGGCCCAGCGGAGCGTCCCGCTCGGGAAAGCCGCTGTCGCGCAGGGCCCGGGAGACCAGCTGGACCGCCTCGGTCTCGGCGCTCGCCTGATCCGGCGCCTCGACCTCGATCCGGGCGGAGAACATGCCGCCGTCCTCGACCGTCAGCAGGCTCAGCTCCTCGCTCTCCCCCAGGTCCGTGTTCTTCGGGTCCCGGGGGCGGAGCCTGCGCTCGATGTCCGAGCGCGCGGCGTCCTCGACACCGTTGACGAACGTGCCGGGGACGGTGATGACGTACGTGGTCATGGGACTCCTTACGAGGCTGCGCCGGGTCGTCGGGTCATCGGGCGGTACGAGCCGCACGGGACACGGTCTGCGATTGTCCTGATCCCATGTGTGCTCACTCCCTCGACCGGATCTGCTCCGTGATCCGCTTCTCCCGGCTCGTATGTGATCCACGTTCCACGTTCCCCTCCTTCGCCCGGAAATGCGGACTCTCCCGCGCGACAGGTCGACAAGGCACCCGACCAGCCTCTTTTCCCCCCGCCCCGGACGTCCCGGCGCCGTGGGCGGCTGAACGGGGAAACAGCGGTCGCCACCGGACTCCCCCGGTTCGCGTACACCCCGGTAGCCTCATCGAATTCACGCGCGCAGTGCCTCTCCCGGGTGCAGGCGGAGGGCCTCGTGGCGCATTCTTGCTGTGTCAGCCACCCGGGCGGCGCACGGACGAGGTAGGGCCGATGACTGGGAGAGCCGAGCACGAGACCCGGGCTCCCGGACGCCTGGACTCGCTGCTCACCGGGATCACCACCGAGGCGATCAGCGCGGCCGGTGGTTTCGCGGGCGGCGTGTACCTGCGCTCCGGTACACCCGGTCTGTTGCGGCTCGCCGTGCTCTCCGGGCTGCCCGGACCGCTGTTCCGCCCCTGGTGGCGGCTGCATGTGGACCGCAGGTTCCCGGTGGCGGACGCCTTCCGGCTGGGCGTCCAGGTGGTCCTCCCGGACGCCACGGAAACGATGCGCCGCTACCCCCAGTTCGCGGCCGGCCTGCCGTTCCAGTTCGGATCCCTGTACGTGCCCGTCGTGGGCAAGTCGACGACGTACGGCGTGCTGACCATTCTGCGTCCCTCGGCGTCGGACGCCACCGAGGTGCTGCCCGACCGGGACCGCATGGCACAGCTGGCCGAGGATCTGGGACAGGCCCTGTGGAAGCTGGAGGAGGACGGCGGGCCCGACGTCGCCTGGGACGGCGAACCGCTCTGCGTGCGCCCGCCGGCCACGCACCCTCCCGCCGGGCGCATAGGACGCTTCACCTGGGACCCGGCGTCCGACGTCGTGACCGCTGACAGCCGTCTGCACGCCCTGCTCGGCGTGGCGCCCGGCAGGTCCACGGACACCCCGCAGGCGCTCGCGGAGGCCGTGGCCGCCGCCGACTCCCATCAGATCCTGACCGCGTTACGGGAGACCGCCGCCGGGAGACCGCCGCCCCTTCCCCTGCCGGTGCACGCCTCCGACGGCAGCCTGCGGCTGCTGGAACTCTGGAACCCCGAGGACCCGCCCGTATCGACGGAGCCTCGCGCCGTCCGGGGTCTCGTCCTCGATCCGGACATCGGGTCGGCGGCCGACGGCGCGGCCGATCTGCTCCCCCAGGGAGTGTTCTGCCTCGACCGGCTGGGACTCATCGTCTACGCGAACGAGCAGGCCGCCCGGCTCCTGGGGCGCCCGCGGACACGGCTCCTGGGCCGGCCCCTCGGTGAGGAGGCGCCCTGGCTGGAGCGGTCCGCCTACGAGGACCATCTGCGCGAAGCCCTGCTGTCCCTGGAACCGGTGCACTTCCACGTCGTACGACCCCTCCGGTACGGCGAGGACCCGCCCCCGGAACCGCACGGCGGTGGTGACTGGCTGGCGGTGTCCGTCTATCCCGGGGCCGACATCCTGACCTGCACCGTCGTGCCGGCCAACCGGATGGCCGACCCGGCACCCGGGCCGGCGCCCTCACCCGAGGGGCCCGAGGGGCCGGCCGCCGGAGTCACCTCCATGGCGCCGCTGTACCGGCCGATCGTCCTCGCGATCGCGCTGACCGAGGCCGTCACCGCGCGCCAGGTGTCCGCGGTCGTGATGCAGGAACTACTTCCCGCCTTCGGCGGCGGCCGGCTCGCCATCTACCTGCTCCAGGACCGGCACCTCTACCTGGCCTGGGAGACGGGCTTCCCCCAGGGGTTCCTCGCGCGGTTCGAAGGGGTCGGCCTCGACGCGCGGCTGCCGGGCGTGGAGACCCTCACCACCGGCCGCCCGATGTTCTTCGAGTCGATGCAGCAGCTCGCGGCGGCCTACCCGGGCGTGCCCCTCGACGCGACGGAGGGCTCCCGGGCGTTCCTGCCCCTCATCGCCTCCGGACGTCCGGTCGGCTCCTGCATCCTGGGCTTCGACCGCCCCAGGGGCTTCAGCACCGAGGAACGTACGGTGCTCACGGCCCTCGCCGGGCTGATCGCCCACGCCATGGAGAAGGCCCAGCGCTACGACACCGAGGCCGCCCTCGCCCGGGGCCTGCAGCAGGCACTCCTTCCCCGGCGCCTCTCCGCGCATCCGCAGCTGGAGACCGTCGGCCGCTATCTGCCGGGCACACAGGGGATGGACGTGGGCGGGGACTGGTACGACGTCGTCGAGTCGGGCGACGGCCTCGCGCTGGTCATCGGCGACGTCCAGGGGCACGGCGTCCAGGCGGCCGCCACGATGGGTCAACTGCGCAGTGCCGTCAGGGCTTTCGCGCTCGGTGACCGGCCGCCGGACGAGGTCATGAGCGGCACCAACCATCTCCTGATCGACCTCGACCCCGGTCTGTTCGCCAGTTGCTGCTACATCCGGCTGGATCCGCTCACCGGTGTGGCCCGGGTGGCGCGGGCAGGGCACCTGCCGCCGATCATCCGCTACCCGGACGGCCGTACCCACGTCCTGGACATCCCCGGCGGTGTGGTCCTCGGGGTCGATCCGCAGGCCCACTACCCGGTGACGGACCTGCAGCTGGACCCCGGCGCCATCCTCGCGCTCTACACGGACGGGCTGGTGGAGCGGCCCGGCGTCGACATCGACGAGGGCATCACCGCGCTGCGCGTCGCACTGGCCAGGGCCGGTTCCCCCGCCGGCCGCCCGGGGGGCCGCTCGCTCGCGGGGGTCGCGGACCGGCTCACCGCGAGGGCCAGACACGTGGCCAACCGCCCCGACGACATAGCGCTCCTGCTCGCCACACGCCGTTCGAAGCCCGGCCGGCCCCGCTGAGCGGACGTCCTCGCCCGTACGGCGGCCGTCCGCGTCCGTCTCACCCGCGCGGCGGGCCCGCCGTCGCGCGGCCGAGGCGCACGGGGACTCCCGGCGAGTACAGCACGCTCACCGGATCGCCGGTCGGCGCCGGCAGACCGGCCGCCCGGACGAGGTTCTCCTCGCACTCGACCAGCGTCGCGCGGTGCAGCGGCCAGCGCGGATGGTCGTTGGGCAGGAATCCCGCCTCACCGAGGAACGGCTTGTGCATGCCCCACCGGGCGGTCAGGAAGTGTTCGAGTCCGGTCGGCTCCGCGATGCGCTCCCCGGGCCTGACGACGAGACGGCTGTACGCGCCACGCGGACCCGGCAGGCGCCGCTCGCTGGTGTAGGCGACCGTGTCCTCGCCGGTCCGCACCGACATGCGGGACCACACGTACGGCAGGCGGAAACCGAGGCGGCCCATGACCACCGGCAGGAGCCGGGAGGCGTCCATGGACCGGAAGACCACACCCCGCCGCCCGTACTCGTCCACCGAGTACAGCCGCACGTTGGTCTCCGGGAAGGAGCCGAAGTAGGGCACGCCCGGCAGCCGCAGCCAGCCCACCCGGTGCATACGAAAGGCGACCAGGCCGACGAAGGTGACGCCGTCCAGGGTGTCAGGGGCGGTGCCGGCCGGCAGCAGCCCCGCCACGACCGCCGGATCCACGGCCCAGTGCACGAAGGCCAGGTCCAGCCACTGCTGGGTGAGCAGCGGACGGTGGAGTGCGACCGGGGCGTCGGGCGTGATGGGTTCCGGTACGGACGAGGTGATCGACACGGGCGCCAGCATCGCAGGGCCGTGCCCCGGACATGGCGAGAACCCGTGCCGTGTGACGCGTCTGGCACGGGTACGGGTACGGGGTCAGGCTCGCGACGCCTGGCACGCGAGGTCAGACATCGGTGGGCAGGCCGCTCACCTCGGCGATGCCGCGCAGTTCCTCGTCCTGGCGGTTGCGCTCACCGATGAAGTCGGCGATCTCCTGGCACCGGGCGGGATCGGCAGCGGTGCCGGAGTCCGTCACGACCCTGACGGGTCCGCCCTGCTCCGTCTCGATCTCGACGATCTGGTTGTCCATGCGCCCGGTGACGGCGACCGCCACCACGAGGGACGCCTCGTCACGGACCTCCTGCGAGACGCCCTCGCCCTCCTCGCCCTCCAGTTTCAGCTCGATGGGTCCAGCACGTTGCTCCTGCATCGCTTCGAGCACGGGCTCGACCATGCGGAGCAGTACCGCGTAGTCCGTGGGGTT is a genomic window of Streptomyces sp. NBC_00414 containing:
- a CDS encoding YceI family protein; this encodes MNLFNRGASPRRSTTLVEPKRPDSPPDFSQGGRTEPDLRSLTGNWMIDPAHSRIGFSVRHAMVTTVRGAFTDYQSRLFFDGRDPSRSGAEIIMSTASVETGVDQRDSHLAGRDFLDSGTYPHMRFLSTAVQLAGSDVYRMTGDLTIKNRTRPVVLELTYIGYVTDPFGYERVGFDGTTTINRSEWGLTYNTRLAEGGAMVSDKVRLQLDIAAIRATEPTG
- a CDS encoding SpoIIE family protein phosphatase; translation: MTGRAEHETRAPGRLDSLLTGITTEAISAAGGFAGGVYLRSGTPGLLRLAVLSGLPGPLFRPWWRLHVDRRFPVADAFRLGVQVVLPDATETMRRYPQFAAGLPFQFGSLYVPVVGKSTTYGVLTILRPSASDATEVLPDRDRMAQLAEDLGQALWKLEEDGGPDVAWDGEPLCVRPPATHPPAGRIGRFTWDPASDVVTADSRLHALLGVAPGRSTDTPQALAEAVAAADSHQILTALRETAAGRPPPLPLPVHASDGSLRLLELWNPEDPPVSTEPRAVRGLVLDPDIGSAADGAADLLPQGVFCLDRLGLIVYANEQAARLLGRPRTRLLGRPLGEEAPWLERSAYEDHLREALLSLEPVHFHVVRPLRYGEDPPPEPHGGGDWLAVSVYPGADILTCTVVPANRMADPAPGPAPSPEGPEGPAAGVTSMAPLYRPIVLAIALTEAVTARQVSAVVMQELLPAFGGGRLAIYLLQDRHLYLAWETGFPQGFLARFEGVGLDARLPGVETLTTGRPMFFESMQQLAAAYPGVPLDATEGSRAFLPLIASGRPVGSCILGFDRPRGFSTEERTVLTALAGLIAHAMEKAQRYDTEAALARGLQQALLPRRLSAHPQLETVGRYLPGTQGMDVGGDWYDVVESGDGLALVIGDVQGHGVQAAATMGQLRSAVRAFALGDRPPDEVMSGTNHLLIDLDPGLFASCCYIRLDPLTGVARVARAGHLPPIIRYPDGRTHVLDIPGGVVLGVDPQAHYPVTDLQLDPGAILALYTDGLVERPGVDIDEGITALRVALARAGSPAGRPGGRSLAGVADRLTARARHVANRPDDIALLLATRRSKPGRPR
- a CDS encoding YqjF family protein; the protein is MSITSSVPEPITPDAPVALHRPLLTQQWLDLAFVHWAVDPAVVAGLLPAGTAPDTLDGVTFVGLVAFRMHRVGWLRLPGVPYFGSFPETNVRLYSVDEYGRRGVVFRSMDASRLLPVVMGRLGFRLPYVWSRMSVRTGEDTVAYTSERRLPGPRGAYSRLVVRPGERIAEPTGLEHFLTARWGMHKPFLGEAGFLPNDHPRWPLHRATLVECEENLVRAAGLPAPTGDPVSVLYSPGVPVRLGRATAGPPRG